The following coding sequences lie in one Haladaptatus sp. DJG-WS-42 genomic window:
- a CDS encoding lactate utilization protein, protein MSQTKADYEDEVSYDEALDERPSEAELDAAVENLEARGFNVVVVDSAEEANEELIGQIPAGASVMDGHSTTLEEIGFMDYLNEGDHDWENLHAEVVAIEDDEARFDARREAQTADYFLGSVNAIAKSGELVAADASGSRIGAYPFAAKNLLLVAGTNKIVEDLSAALDRLEDVAYPLEDARAQDAYGVGSVIAKQLIYRHETTEGRTTLVLVRDDLGF, encoded by the coding sequence ATGTCACAGACAAAGGCCGATTACGAGGACGAGGTATCGTACGACGAAGCACTTGACGAACGCCCGAGCGAGGCGGAACTCGACGCGGCGGTCGAGAACCTAGAGGCTCGTGGTTTCAACGTCGTAGTTGTTGATTCTGCGGAGGAAGCGAACGAGGAACTCATTGGCCAGATTCCAGCCGGTGCGTCGGTGATGGACGGCCACTCCACGACGCTCGAAGAAATCGGGTTCATGGACTATCTGAACGAGGGCGACCACGACTGGGAGAACCTCCACGCAGAGGTCGTTGCCATCGAGGACGACGAGGCGCGATTCGACGCCCGGCGTGAGGCGCAGACGGCCGACTACTTCCTCGGGAGCGTCAACGCCATCGCGAAATCTGGCGAGTTGGTGGCCGCAGACGCCTCCGGGAGTCGTATCGGGGCGTATCCGTTCGCGGCGAAGAATCTCCTGCTCGTCGCCGGGACGAACAAAATTGTCGAGGACTTGTCCGCGGCGCTCGACCGCCTCGAAGACGTCGCGTATCCGCTTGAAGACGCCCGCGCGCAGGACGCCTACGGCGTTGGTAGTGTGATTGCGAAGCAACTCATCTACCGCCACGAGACGACCGAAGGGCGCACGACGCTCGTGCTCGTCCGCGACGACCTCGGCTTCTAG